Proteins co-encoded in one candidate division KSB1 bacterium genomic window:
- a CDS encoding DUF4430 domain-containing protein encodes MQTLVWFVCLGWGLLAGGTLTAAAQSGSGVAVVVEILADSSNHLEARLQVAPGTNGRDLMERLFKMDYADFTRRFVTGIAGFKAESRQRQFWKLEIDGETAKVGIAGVVIQRPMRLCWRLAKY; translated from the coding sequence ATGCAAACCCTCGTGTGGTTCGTATGCCTGGGATGGGGACTGCTGGCGGGGGGCACGCTGACGGCCGCGGCGCAAAGCGGCAGCGGTGTGGCCGTGGTGGTGGAAATCCTTGCCGACTCGTCCAATCATCTCGAGGCGCGGTTGCAGGTGGCACCGGGCACCAATGGCCGCGATCTGATGGAGCGGCTGTTCAAAATGGATTATGCCGATTTCACCCGCCGATTTGTGACGGGCATTGCCGGCTTCAAAGCCGAGTCGCGCCAGCGCCAGTTTTGGAAACTCGAAATCGATGGCGAGACTGCAAAGGTTGGAATTGCCGGGGTGGTGATTCAGAGGCCGATGCGGCTGTGCTGGCGGCTGGCCAAATATTGA